In the genome of Doryrhamphus excisus isolate RoL2022-K1 chromosome 11, RoL_Dexc_1.0, whole genome shotgun sequence, one region contains:
- the trpc6a gene encoding short transient receptor potential channel 6a isoform X1 — translation MNHRQAASPSPGSPRARSRDNLLMYDDFPEENSCPGRWLSHGSSERQLLARLSAVKRRQALRGPGHMFTAPSASPSEVEQRFLEAAEYGNIPEVRRMLRHVPHLNVNTVNYMGQNALQLAVANEHLEVTELLLGRPDLARVGDALLLAISKGYVRITEALLAHPSFRDAHRLTASPAQVDILDDFYAYDEDGTRFSHDVTPVILAAHCQEYEIVHTLLSKGARIDPPHDYFCGCNSCNYQQQFDSFSHSRSRINAYRGLASPAYLSLSSEDPVLAALELSSELAMLANIEKEFKGQAIGQVFKFFSLLCLQNDYCCLSSQCKDFVVGLLDLCRSTEEVEAILNGETDCGESYDPPGRPSLARLKLAIKYEVKKFVAHPNCQQQLLSIWYENLPGLRQQTTAIKLLVVLAVAMGLPGLALAYWIAPCSRVGQVMRSPFMKFVAHASSFTIFLGLLILNAADRFAGTTLLPNMTHHHVPGGLSTDPLLLYRMTTTPFTWMEILIIAWVVGMIWAEVKEIWSLGPGEYIVEPWNFLDFGMLAIFLASFSCRFSALRHASVAQTHVHAHYTNLTNVTLPPEILYFTLARIHWLPSDPQLVSEGLYAVAVVLSFSRIAYILPANESFGPLQISLGRTVKDIFKFMVIFLLVFLAFMIGMFNLYSYYLGVKQNDAFTTLEESFKTLFWAIFGLSEVRSVVINNRHKFIENVGYVLYGVYNVTMVIVLLNMLIAMINSSFQEIEDDADVEWKFARAKLWFSYFEEGRTLPVPFNLVPSPKSMLGLSKGIKSLALHYVRGQREDKNETQLDKIGERKSSTYSSSTHPSRYQKIMKRLIKRYIIKARADRESDEITEGELKEIKQDISSLRYELLEEKSQNMETLDELLKRLGDITTPS, via the exons ATGAACCACAGGCAGGCGGCCTCTCCGAGCCCGGGAAGCCCGCGGGCCAGGAGCCGGGACAACCTGCTGATGTACGACGACTTCCCGGAGGAGAACAGTTGTCCCGGACGATGGCTGAG CCACGGCAGCTCCGAGAGACAACTGCTGGCTCGCCTCAGCGCCGTGAAGCGACGCCAGGCCCTGCGAGGCCCCGGCCACATGTTTACCGCCCCGTCTGCCAGCCCCTCGGAGGTCGAGCAGCGCTTCCTGGAGGCAGCCGAGTACGGCAACATACCCGAGGTGCGCCGCATGCTGCGGCACGTGCCGCACCTGAACGTCAACACGGTGAACTACATGGGTCAGAACGCGCTGCAGTTGGCCGTGGCCAACGAGCACCTGGAGGTCACCGAGCTGCTGCTGGGGAGGCCCGACTTGGCCCGAGTGGGTGATGCCCTGCTGCTGGCCATCA GTAAAGGTTACGTTCGCATTACAGAGGCCCTGCTAGCCCACCCATCATTTCGAGATGCCCATCGTCTTACAGCAAGTCCTGCTCAAGTGGACATACTAGATGACTTCTATGCGTATGACGAGGACGGGACAAG GTTCTCCCACGATGTCACTCCGGTGATCCTGGCGGCTCACTGCCAGGAGTATGAGATCGTCCATACCTTGCTGAGTAAAGGGGCTCGCATCGACCCTCCCCACGACTACTTCTGCGGCTGCAACTCCTGCAACTACCAGCAGCAGTTTGACTCCTTCAGCCACTCGCGGTCTCGCATCAACGCCTACCGGGGACTGGCCAGTCCGGCGTACCTGTCTCTGTCCAGTGAGGACCCAGTGCTGGCCGCTCTGGAGCTCAGCAGCGAACTGGCCATGCTGGCCAACATCGAGAAGGAGTTTaag GGCCAGGCTATCGGACAAGTGTTTAAATTCTTCAGCCTGCTTTGTCTGCAGAACGACTATTGCTGTCTGTCAAGCCAGTGTAAGGACTTTGTGGTGGGCCTCCTGGACCTGTGTCGCAGCACGGAAGAGGTGGAGGCCATACTGAACGGAGAAACTGACTGTGGCGAGAGCTACGATCCGCCAGGTCGCCCTTCCCTCGCACGCCTCAAGTTAGCCATCAAGTACGAAGTGAAGAAG TTTGTGGCCCACCCCAACTGCCAGCAGCAGCTGCTGAGCATCTGGTACGAGAACCTGCCTGGTTTGAGGCAACAAACCACCGCCATCAAACTTCTGGTGGTCTTGGCGGTAGCTATGGGGTTACCAGGGTTGGCTTTGGCCTACTGGATTGCTCCGTGCAGCAGA GTGGGTCAAGTGATGCGAAGCCCCTTCATGAAGTTTGTGGCCCACGCCTCGTCCTTCACAATCTTCCTGGGTCTCCTGATCTTGAATGCCGCAGACCGCTTCGCAGGAACCACTTTACTGCCCAACATGACCCACCACCATGTTCCAGGGGGACTCAGCACAGACCCACTGCTGCTCTATCGAATGACCACAACCCCCTTCACCTGGATGGAGATCCTCATCATCGCGTGGGTCGTGG GTATGATCTGGGCGGAAGTGAAGGAAATCTGGAGTCTCGGGCCAGGCGAATACATTGTGGAACCGTGGAACTTTCTGGACTTTGGGATGCTGGCCATCTTCCTGGCGTCCTTCAGCTGTCGCTTCTCCGCCCTCAGACACGCCAGCGTTGCTCAGACGCATGTCCACGCCCACTACACAAACCTGACAAACGTCACGCTGCCCCCGGAGATACTCTACTTTACACTGG CCCGCATCCACTGGCTCCCGTCGGACCCCCAGCTGGTCTCTGAGGGTCTGTACGCTGTGGCGGTGGTGCTGAGCTTCTCTCGCATCGCTTACATCCTCCCGGCCAATGAGAGCTTCGGTCCGCTGCAGATCTCCTTGGGGAGGACAGTGAAGGACATCTTCAAGTTCATGGTCATCTTCCTGCTGGTCTTCTTGGCCTTCATGATCGGCATGTTCAACCTGTACTCGTACTACCTGGGTGTCAAGCAGAACGACGCCTTCACCAC GCTGGAGGAGAGCTTCAAGACTTTGTTCTGGGCCATATTCGGGCTATCCGAGGTCAGGTCGGTGGTCATAAACAACAGGCACAAATTCATCGAGAACGTCGGCTATGTGCTGTATGGTGTTTACAACGTTACCATGGTGATCGTGCTGCTCAACATGCTCATCGCCATGATCAACAGCTCCTTCCAGGAGATTGAG GACGATGCTGATGTTGAGTGGAAGTTTGCTCGGGCTAAACTCTGGTTTTCCTACTTTGAGGAGGGAAGGACGTTACCGGTGCCCTTCAACCTGGTCCCCAGTCCAAAGTCCATGCTGGGTCTGTCCAAAGGCATCAAGTCTCTGGCCCTGCACTATGTGAGGGGACAAAGGGAAGACAAGAATGAGACACAGCTTGACAAG ATTGGAGAAAGAAAAAGTTCAACATACAGCAGTTCCACTCACCCTTCCAGATATCAG AAGATCATGAAGCGTCTGATCAAGCGTTATATCATCAAAGCTCGAGCAGACAGAGAGAGCGACGAGATCACAGAAG GTGAGCTGAAAGAAATCAAGCAGGACATCTCCAGCCTACGCTATGAGCTGCTGGAAGAAAAGTCTCAGAACATGGAGACCCTGGATGAGCTGCTGAAAAGACTTGGCGACATCACCACACCCTCCTGA
- the trpc6a gene encoding short transient receptor potential channel 6a isoform X2, protein MNHRQAASPSPGSPRARSRDNLLMYDDFPEENSCPGRWLSHGSSERQLLARLSAVKRRQALRGPGHMFTAPSASPSEVEQRFLEAAEYGNIPEVRRMLRHVPHLNVNTVNYMGQNALQLAVANEHLEVTELLLGRPDLARVGDALLLAISKGYVRITEALLAHPSFRDAHRLTASPAQVDILDDFYAYDEDGTRFSHDVTPVILAAHCQEYEIVHTLLSKGARIDPPHDYFCGCNSCNYQQQFDSFSHSRSRINAYRGLASPAYLSLSSEDPVLAALELSSELAMLANIEKEFKNDYCCLSSQCKDFVVGLLDLCRSTEEVEAILNGETDCGESYDPPGRPSLARLKLAIKYEVKKFVAHPNCQQQLLSIWYENLPGLRQQTTAIKLLVVLAVAMGLPGLALAYWIAPCSRVGQVMRSPFMKFVAHASSFTIFLGLLILNAADRFAGTTLLPNMTHHHVPGGLSTDPLLLYRMTTTPFTWMEILIIAWVVGMIWAEVKEIWSLGPGEYIVEPWNFLDFGMLAIFLASFSCRFSALRHASVAQTHVHAHYTNLTNVTLPPEILYFTLARIHWLPSDPQLVSEGLYAVAVVLSFSRIAYILPANESFGPLQISLGRTVKDIFKFMVIFLLVFLAFMIGMFNLYSYYLGVKQNDAFTTLEESFKTLFWAIFGLSEVRSVVINNRHKFIENVGYVLYGVYNVTMVIVLLNMLIAMINSSFQEIEDDADVEWKFARAKLWFSYFEEGRTLPVPFNLVPSPKSMLGLSKGIKSLALHYVRGQREDKNETQLDKIGERKSSTYSSSTHPSRYQKIMKRLIKRYIIKARADRESDEITEGELKEIKQDISSLRYELLEEKSQNMETLDELLKRLGDITTPS, encoded by the exons ATGAACCACAGGCAGGCGGCCTCTCCGAGCCCGGGAAGCCCGCGGGCCAGGAGCCGGGACAACCTGCTGATGTACGACGACTTCCCGGAGGAGAACAGTTGTCCCGGACGATGGCTGAG CCACGGCAGCTCCGAGAGACAACTGCTGGCTCGCCTCAGCGCCGTGAAGCGACGCCAGGCCCTGCGAGGCCCCGGCCACATGTTTACCGCCCCGTCTGCCAGCCCCTCGGAGGTCGAGCAGCGCTTCCTGGAGGCAGCCGAGTACGGCAACATACCCGAGGTGCGCCGCATGCTGCGGCACGTGCCGCACCTGAACGTCAACACGGTGAACTACATGGGTCAGAACGCGCTGCAGTTGGCCGTGGCCAACGAGCACCTGGAGGTCACCGAGCTGCTGCTGGGGAGGCCCGACTTGGCCCGAGTGGGTGATGCCCTGCTGCTGGCCATCA GTAAAGGTTACGTTCGCATTACAGAGGCCCTGCTAGCCCACCCATCATTTCGAGATGCCCATCGTCTTACAGCAAGTCCTGCTCAAGTGGACATACTAGATGACTTCTATGCGTATGACGAGGACGGGACAAG GTTCTCCCACGATGTCACTCCGGTGATCCTGGCGGCTCACTGCCAGGAGTATGAGATCGTCCATACCTTGCTGAGTAAAGGGGCTCGCATCGACCCTCCCCACGACTACTTCTGCGGCTGCAACTCCTGCAACTACCAGCAGCAGTTTGACTCCTTCAGCCACTCGCGGTCTCGCATCAACGCCTACCGGGGACTGGCCAGTCCGGCGTACCTGTCTCTGTCCAGTGAGGACCCAGTGCTGGCCGCTCTGGAGCTCAGCAGCGAACTGGCCATGCTGGCCAACATCGAGAAGGAGTTTaag AACGACTATTGCTGTCTGTCAAGCCAGTGTAAGGACTTTGTGGTGGGCCTCCTGGACCTGTGTCGCAGCACGGAAGAGGTGGAGGCCATACTGAACGGAGAAACTGACTGTGGCGAGAGCTACGATCCGCCAGGTCGCCCTTCCCTCGCACGCCTCAAGTTAGCCATCAAGTACGAAGTGAAGAAG TTTGTGGCCCACCCCAACTGCCAGCAGCAGCTGCTGAGCATCTGGTACGAGAACCTGCCTGGTTTGAGGCAACAAACCACCGCCATCAAACTTCTGGTGGTCTTGGCGGTAGCTATGGGGTTACCAGGGTTGGCTTTGGCCTACTGGATTGCTCCGTGCAGCAGA GTGGGTCAAGTGATGCGAAGCCCCTTCATGAAGTTTGTGGCCCACGCCTCGTCCTTCACAATCTTCCTGGGTCTCCTGATCTTGAATGCCGCAGACCGCTTCGCAGGAACCACTTTACTGCCCAACATGACCCACCACCATGTTCCAGGGGGACTCAGCACAGACCCACTGCTGCTCTATCGAATGACCACAACCCCCTTCACCTGGATGGAGATCCTCATCATCGCGTGGGTCGTGG GTATGATCTGGGCGGAAGTGAAGGAAATCTGGAGTCTCGGGCCAGGCGAATACATTGTGGAACCGTGGAACTTTCTGGACTTTGGGATGCTGGCCATCTTCCTGGCGTCCTTCAGCTGTCGCTTCTCCGCCCTCAGACACGCCAGCGTTGCTCAGACGCATGTCCACGCCCACTACACAAACCTGACAAACGTCACGCTGCCCCCGGAGATACTCTACTTTACACTGG CCCGCATCCACTGGCTCCCGTCGGACCCCCAGCTGGTCTCTGAGGGTCTGTACGCTGTGGCGGTGGTGCTGAGCTTCTCTCGCATCGCTTACATCCTCCCGGCCAATGAGAGCTTCGGTCCGCTGCAGATCTCCTTGGGGAGGACAGTGAAGGACATCTTCAAGTTCATGGTCATCTTCCTGCTGGTCTTCTTGGCCTTCATGATCGGCATGTTCAACCTGTACTCGTACTACCTGGGTGTCAAGCAGAACGACGCCTTCACCAC GCTGGAGGAGAGCTTCAAGACTTTGTTCTGGGCCATATTCGGGCTATCCGAGGTCAGGTCGGTGGTCATAAACAACAGGCACAAATTCATCGAGAACGTCGGCTATGTGCTGTATGGTGTTTACAACGTTACCATGGTGATCGTGCTGCTCAACATGCTCATCGCCATGATCAACAGCTCCTTCCAGGAGATTGAG GACGATGCTGATGTTGAGTGGAAGTTTGCTCGGGCTAAACTCTGGTTTTCCTACTTTGAGGAGGGAAGGACGTTACCGGTGCCCTTCAACCTGGTCCCCAGTCCAAAGTCCATGCTGGGTCTGTCCAAAGGCATCAAGTCTCTGGCCCTGCACTATGTGAGGGGACAAAGGGAAGACAAGAATGAGACACAGCTTGACAAG ATTGGAGAAAGAAAAAGTTCAACATACAGCAGTTCCACTCACCCTTCCAGATATCAG AAGATCATGAAGCGTCTGATCAAGCGTTATATCATCAAAGCTCGAGCAGACAGAGAGAGCGACGAGATCACAGAAG GTGAGCTGAAAGAAATCAAGCAGGACATCTCCAGCCTACGCTATGAGCTGCTGGAAGAAAAGTCTCAGAACATGGAGACCCTGGATGAGCTGCTGAAAAGACTTGGCGACATCACCACACCCTCCTGA
- the LOC131138034 gene encoding rho GTPase-activating protein 42-like → MGLPTLEFSDSFLDSPEFRERLQCHEIELDRTNRFIKDLIKDGNMLISALTSLSLAVQRFSQSLQEFQFECIGDAETDDEINIAQSLKEFSQLLSTMEEERKRLIQNADDVLISPLERFRKEQIGAVKEGKKQFDKETERYYSVLDKHLSLSSKKKESQLQEADSQMSKDRQVFYDASLQYVFKIQEVQERKKFEFVEPLLAFLQGLLTFYHEGYELASEFEPYKQQLQFNLQNARNNFESTRAEVERLMKRIRSAEEDFKAPGCFTMEGYLYIQEKRPLGSVWTRYYCTYDKSSKMFTMSNTEARPTGRQNGVLNGAPEMFKLRSCVRRKTDSIDKRFCFDIEVVERHGVITLQALSEANRRLWMEAMDGKEPIYTLPSLLSKKEETFLNETGFSFVRNCIELVESRGLTTLGLYRTGGVNSKVQRLMTSVFASTSASGTRLDADAWDNKTITSGLKNYFRCLAEPVLTYRLHKDFIKAAKYDDQKHRVRAVHTLVHRLPEKNRVMLDLLTSHLLKVSTHCDQNLMTVSNLGMIFGPTLMRSQEETVAAMMNIKFQNIVVEIIIENHDKIFGEAPDLSVPLPQAPTSRATPRRSKAICLSSGKRKPRLYPPALCLADNDSDTFSSSPGTTPMGSQESLSSHSSEKNGVSQASPSSSPPPTQPSPSSQSEPSPSCASNGEDGKWPKEDVAAPSKQASSVTSSTSSLRSAAERTDSTISLSSAKGSRSISSSSTVHLSSSESPLREGRSVQRVSSVVSLKSTVDPMEASTMGKDSSPPPQQHRTTYRTASSSSSSSSSLFPYQRSTSSSLTSLHISEDYRSCHGSVQSLASLDPREAKRKISHIRRSSDVKHSMSSNGYQRPGSSLSVRVQQRDSSVFSSALDICPSGREAKALYSCEAEHSHELSFPQGALFSNVHPSVEPGWLQATYKGKTGLIPENYIVYT, encoded by the exons ATGGGCTTGCCGACGCTGGAGTTCAGCGACTCTTTCCTGGACAGCCCGGAGTTCCGAGAGAGGCTCCAGTGCCATGAGATCGAACTGGACCGAACCAACAGGTTTATCAAAGACCTCATTAAGGATGGAAACATGCTCATATCTGCACTCACAA gtcttTCTCTGGCTGTGCAACGCTTCTCACAGTCCCTGCAGGAGTTCCAGTTCGAGTGCATTGGAGACGCAGAGACCGATGACGAGATCAACATTG CTCAGTCGCTGAAGGAGTTCTCTCAGCTGCTGAGCACCatggaggaggagagaaagCGGCTG ATCCAAAACGCTGACGATGTGTTGATCTCGCCACTCGAGAGGTTTCGCAAGGAGCAGATCGGCGCTGTCAAG GAGGGAAAGAAGCAGTTTGACAAGGAGACAGAGCGGTACTACTCAGTCTTGGACAAACACCTCAGCCTGTCCTCCAAGAAGAAGGAATCACAGCTGCAGGAG GCTGATTCGCAGATGAGCAAAGACCGGCAGGTGTTCTACGACGCTTCGCTGCAGTATGTCTTCAAGATCCAAGAGGTTCAGGAGAGGAAGAAGTTTGAGTTTGTGGAGCCG TTGCTGGCCTTCCTGCAAGGCTTGCTGACCTTCTACCACGAAGGCTATGAGCTGGCCAGCGAGTTTGAACCTTACAAGCAGCAGCTGCAGTTCAACCTGCAGAat GCCCGAAACAACTTTGAAAGCACCCGTGCCGAAGTGGAGAGGCTAATGAAGAGGATCCGGTCTGCCGAGGAGGACTTTAAAGCCCCAGGCTGCTTCACCATGGAGGGATATCTGTACATACAAGAGAAAC GTCCTCTGGGTAGCGTGTGGACCAGGTACTACTGTACATATGACAAGAGTTCTAAGATGTTCACCATGAGCAACACAGAGGCCCGGCCCACTGGCCGACAG AACGGCGTGCTGAACGGGGCGCCGGAGATGTTCAAGCTTCGCTCGTGTGTCCGAAGGAAGACGGACTCCATCGACAAACGTTTTTGCTTTGACATCGAGGTGGTAGAGAG ACATGGCGTCATCACCCTACAAGCGCTTTCTGAGGCCAACCGCCGCCTGTGGATGGAAGCCATGGACGGGAAAGAACCT ATCTACACTCTGCCGTCTCTGCTCAGCAAGAAAGAAGAGA CGTTCCTCAATGAGACAGGCTTCAGCTTCGTGAGGAACTGTATCGAGCTGGTGGAAAGTAGAG GCCTCACCACTCTGGGCCTCTACCGGACCGGGGGAGTGAACTCCAAAGTGCAGCGCCTGATGACAAGCGTGTTTG CATCCACTTCTGCTTCGGGCACACGGCTGGACGCCGATGCTTGGGACAACAAGACCATCACTAGTGGCCTGAAGAACTATTTTAG GTGCTTGGCAGAACCGGTCCTGACTTACAGGCTGCATAAAGATTTTATCAAAGCTGCAA AGTACGATGACCAGAAGCATCGGGTGAGAGCCGTCCACACTCTCGTCCACAGACTACCGGAGAAGAACCGAGTCATGCTGGACCTCTTGACCAGTCACCTCCTCAA GGTCTCCACCCACTGCGATCAGAACCTGATGACCGTGTCCAACCTGGGCATGATATTCGGCCCCACCCTGATGAGGTCGCAGGAGGAGACGGTGGCGGCCATGATGAACATCAAGTTCCAGAACATCGTGGTGGAGATCATCATCGAGAACCACGATAAG ATATTTGGCGAGGCCCCGGACCTGTCGGTGCCGTTACCTCAAGCTCCAACTTCTCGAGCGACTCCTCGGAGGAGCAAAGCCATCTGTCTGTCATCGGGGAAGAGGAAGCCACGCCTCTACCCGCCTGCTCTTTGCCTGGCGGACAATGACA GCGACACCTTCAGCAGCAGCCCGGGCACCACCCCCATGGGCAGCCAGGAGTCTCTGTCCTCGCACTCGTCAGAGAAGAACGGCGTGTCGCAGGCGTCTCCCTCCTCTTCGCCTCCTCCCACTCAGCCAAGTCCCTCCTCTCAATCGGAGCCTTCTCCTTCCTGCGCCTCCAATGGAGAGGACGGCAAATGGCCGAAAGAAGACGTAGCCGCCCCCAGCAAGCAGGCATCGTCTGTGACTTCATCCACGTCGTCGTTGCGCTCCGCAGCTGAGAGGACGGATTCTACTATCTCCTTGTCATCTGCGAAGGGGTCCAGATCTATTTCATCCTCATCCACCGTCCACCTCTCCTCCTCAGAGTCTCCTCTCAGGGAGGGTCGTTCAGTCCAGAGAGTATCTTCCGTTGTGTCCCTTAAAAGCACAGTGGACCCAATGGAAGCTTCCACGATGGGAAAAGACTCTTCACCTCCTCCCCAGCAGCACAGGACCACATACAGGacggcctcctcctcctcttcctcttcctcatccttgTTCCCCTATCAGCGGTCCACATCGTCCTCCCTCACCTCCCTGCACATCTCTGAAG ATTACAGAAGCTGTCACGGCTCCGTGCAGAGCTTGGCCTCGCTGGACCCACGGGAGGCCAAGCGCAAGATCTCCCACATCCGCAGAAGCTCTGACGTCAAGCACTCCATGTCTAGCAATGGCTACCAGAGGCCCGGATCAAG CCTGTCAGTACGCGTTCAACAGCGGGACAGCTCAGTGTTCTCCTCTGCTTTGGACATTTGTCCTTCCGGAAG GGAAGCAAAAGCTCTGTATTCCTGCGAGGCAGAGCACAGCCACGAGCTCAGCTTTCCACAGGGGGCGCTGTTTTCAAACG TGCATCCGTCCGTGGAACCAGGTTGGCTCCAGGCGACCTACAAAGGCAAGACGGGCCTCATTCCGGAAAACTACATTGTGTACACCTGA